In Firmicutes bacterium ASF500, a single genomic region encodes these proteins:
- the COQ5_5 gene encoding 2-methoxy-6-polyprenyl-1,4-benzoquinol methylase, mitochondrial — protein MKENKYDDPIFFQKYGQMARSQQGLAGAGEWAELQKLLPDFRGLSLLDLGCGYGWHCKYAAGQGAASVLGTDISQSMLEEAARRNSGPNIQYRQAAMEDLSFPDGSFDVVLSSLAFHYIQDFPALVQRISRWLKPGGQLIFSVEHPVFTAYGSQDWIYDGEGNILHFPVDRYYLEGARAAVFLGEPVTKYHRTLTTYLGTLTDCGFQLQQVVEPQPPQHMMDLPGMRDELRRPMMLLVSARKKNG, from the coding sequence ATGAAGGAAAATAAATACGACGACCCCATCTTTTTCCAAAAGTACGGCCAGATGGCCCGGTCCCAACAGGGGCTGGCAGGAGCTGGAGAGTGGGCCGAACTTCAAAAGCTCCTGCCTGATTTCCGGGGGCTGTCCCTGCTGGACCTGGGCTGCGGCTACGGCTGGCACTGCAAATACGCCGCCGGGCAGGGCGCGGCCTCGGTGCTGGGGACCGATATCTCCCAAAGCATGCTGGAGGAGGCCGCCCGGCGCAACTCCGGCCCCAACATCCAGTACCGTCAGGCCGCTATGGAGGACCTGTCCTTTCCTGACGGCAGCTTTGACGTGGTGCTCAGCTCGCTAGCCTTCCACTATATTCAGGACTTCCCCGCCCTGGTTCAGCGCATCAGCCGCTGGCTAAAGCCAGGGGGACAGCTCATTTTCTCGGTGGAGCACCCCGTCTTCACCGCCTACGGCTCCCAGGACTGGATATACGACGGGGAGGGGAACATCCTCCACTTCCCGGTGGACCGCTACTACCTGGAGGGCGCGCGTGCCGCCGTCTTTCTGGGGGAGCCGGTCACCAAATACCACCGCACGCTGACCACCTACCTGGGGACGCTGACGGACTGCGGCTTCCAGCTCCAGCAGGTCGTGGAGCCCCAGCCGCCCCAGCACATGATGGACCTGC